In Ostrea edulis chromosome 6, xbOstEdul1.1, whole genome shotgun sequence, a single window of DNA contains:
- the LOC125651503 gene encoding THAP domain-containing protein 2-like yields MSQGLERVAQKSRIASWSYNMPHHCCVPQCTSDNRQESCKGLSFHVFPKDKERSKKWLIAIRRDIGPEFKRTKGTRVCSLHFEKNAYAPATPYTKLRKLKKDSIPSVFNWTIAKKPTRRVLYRQQLTIPSRTPLKAEYIRIESLVVHAEHSYDNPVPDTESEIPESATVLDDETSEILETSGSTDDSLAEIDQTTSPDKAYVQRINLQLLHLRNKEKPLG; encoded by the exons ATGAGCCAAGGATTAGAACGAGTAGCACAGAAAAGTAGAATCGCCTCATG GTCATACAACATGCCTCATCACTGTTGTGTCCCCCAGTGCACAAGTGACAACAGACAGGAGTCTTGCAAGGGTTTGTCATTTCATGTATTCCCCAAGGATAAGGAACGTTCCAAAAAATGGTTGATTGCAATAAGAAGAGACATTGGTCCAGAATTTAAAAGGACCAAGGGAACTCGAGTTTGTTCATTGCATTTTGAAAAGAATGCTTATGCACCAGCAACTCCTTACACAAAATTAAGGAAGTTGAAAAAGGACAGTATTCCCTCTGTATTCAACTGGACGATAGCAAAGAAACCAACCCGTCGAGTTCTGTATAGACAACAGTTAACGATTCCCTCTAGGACACCCTTGAAAGCAGAATATATACGGATTGAGTCACTAGTGGTACATGCCGAGCATTCGTATGACAATCCAGTACCAGACACAGAGTCAGAGATACCGGAGTCCGCAACAGTGCTTGATGATGAAACATCTGAAATCTTGGAAACTTCAGGAAGTACTGATGATAGTTTGGCTGAAATCGATCAGACGACATCCCCAGACAAAGCATATGTACAGCGCATAAATCTGCAACTACTCCATCTTAGGAACAAAGAAAAGCCACTCGGATAA
- the LOC125683346 gene encoding uncharacterized protein LOC125683346, protein MDTPNISNVGSILDVVFSDSPVPSSIFGAVSHPGSGTFIANLISATAHILTASLTQASRAAYRRSWDLFLNYKPVTNLPLQVSDVCNFIGHLFQSNLSASTISSHISALGHVHKLFNLPDPSQAFVVKKLLRGCHKLAGTVDSRLPITKDILAKLIAALSHTVAAKANCILDALFKLCFHAFLRLGEVVSKSAGSSSLVVQRSNVAFQFEGSLLKSVQIVLHHFKNQKHNNPFVITLVSSIDPTMCPVAALHRYLSHFKHSSGPLFQFIGENPVTYSYVSTQLYAAATFAGLNPKLYKGHSFRIGAATYATSLGYSENLIKQLGRWNSNAFRRYIRIPAFNL, encoded by the coding sequence ATGGACACCCCCAACATTTCTAATGTGGGTTCGATTTTAGATGTAGTTTTCTCAGATAGCCCGGTTCCAAGCTCCATATTTGGAGCAGTATCCCACCCCGGTTCCGGAACATTTATTGCAAATTTAATTTCAGCAACAGCTCATATTCTGACAGCTTCCTTAACACAGGCATCTCGAGCTGCATATAGGCGGTCTTGGGACCTATTCCTGAATTACAAACCAGTTACTAACTTACCTTTGCAAGTCTCTGATGTATGCAACTTCATTGGACATTTATTTCAATCCAATTTGAGTGCAAGCACTATATCATCACACATATCTGCTCTGGGCCATGTCCACAAATTGTTCAATTTGCCAGATCCTTCTCAAGCCTTTGTAGTAAAGAAACTTCTGCGTGGTTGTCACAAATTGGCAGGGACTGTAGACTCAAGGCTACCGATAACGAAAGATATTTTAGCAAAACTTATTGCGGCTTTGTCTCATACGGTTGCAGCAAAAGCCAACTGCATATTAGATGCTCTGTTTAAATTATGCTTTCATGCATTCCTTCGCCTTGGGGAAGTGGTTTCAAAATCTGCAGGAAGTAGCAGTTTGGTGGTGCAGCGGTCAAATGTCGCCTTTCAATTTGAGGGTTCTTTACTGAAATCAGTGCAGATAGTTCTacatcatttcaaaaatcaGAAACATAACAATCCTTTTGTCATTACACTTGTGAGCAGCATAGATCCAACAATGTGCCCTGTGGCAGCTCTGCATCGCTAtttatcacatttcaagcattcttcgggaCCCTTATTCCAGTTCATAGGGGAAAACCCTGTTACATATTCTTATGTCTCCACTCAACTCTATGCCGCTGCAACCTTTGCTGGTCTGAACCCAAAGTTGTACAAAGGTCATAGTTTTAGAATAGGTGCTGCTACATATGCCACAAGTCTGGGTTATTCTGAGAATCTGATCAAACAATTAGGCAGATGGAACTCTAATGCCTTTCGTCGCTACATAAGAATACCTGCGTTCAACCTTTAA